From a single Nicotiana tabacum cultivar K326 chromosome 8, ASM71507v2, whole genome shotgun sequence genomic region:
- the LOC107818045 gene encoding ATP synthase gamma chain, chloroplastic-like — MAPSIWISSKNPIFDSSSLSFTSQLIKFPIPNTNLTNTNSPYQFLKLPSIHCGNIRGLRERIETVKNTQKVTEAMKLVAAAKIRRAQEAVISSRPFTETLVDMLYNITQQVQFENDVEIPLMNIRPVKKVALVVITGERGLCGGFNNGILKKAETRIQELKNLGIECSVISVGKKGNAYFRRRRDKFFVDRFVEGESFPTTKEAQVIADDVFSLFVSEEVDKVELLYTKFVSLIKSDPVIHTLLPISSKGEVLDVNGKSVDVDEDEFFRLTTKEGKLIVERDHLRVKRGSYLCNLEFEQDPAQILDALMPLYLNSQILRALQESFASELAARMNAMSNATDNAVDLKRNLSIAYNRERQAKITGEILEIVAGADALT; from the coding sequence ATGGCTCCTTCAATATGGATTTCCTCAAAAAATCCAATCTTTGACTCTTCTTCACTCTCTTTCACTTCTCAACTCATCAAATTCCCCATTCCCAATACTAACCTAACAAACACAAATTCCCCTTACCAATTCTTGAAACTGCCCTCAATTCACTGCGGTAATATTCGTGGACTACGAGAAAGAATCGAGACTGTTAAAAACACCCAGAAAGTAACAGAAGCAATGAAACTAGTGGCAGCAGCCAAGATTCGCAGAGCCCAAGAAGCAGTCATTAGTAGCAGACCCTTTACTGAAACACTCGTTGATATGTTGTACAACATAACCCAACAGGTTCAATTTGAAAATGATGTTGAAATTCCCTTAATGAATATTAGGCCTGTAAAGAAAGTTGCACTTGTTGTTATTACTGGTGAAAGAGGCCTTTGTGGGGGTTTTAATAATGGAATATTAAAAAAAGCAGAGACCCGTATTCAAGAATTGAAGAATCTTGGTATCGAGTGTAGTGTGATTAGTGTTGGTAAAAAGGGTAATGCTTATTTTCGTCGAAGGAGGGATAAGTTTTTTGTTGATAGGTTTGTTGAAGGagagagttttcctacaacaaaaGAGGCTCAGGTTATAGCTGATGATGTTTTTTCATTGTTTGTTAGTGAAGAAGTTGATAAAGTAGAGCTTTTGTATACTAAATTTGTTTCATTGATTAAATCTGATCCAGTAATACATACTTTGCTTCCAATTTCGTCGAAAGGAGAGGTTCTTGATGTGAATGGGAAAAGTGTTGATGTAGATGAAGATGAGTTCTTTAGGTTGACTACTAAGGAAGGGAAATTGATAGTTGAGAGGGATCATTTGAGGGTGAAACGAGGTAGTTATTTGTGTAATTTAGAGTTTGAGCAAGATCCTGCTCAGATTCTTGATGCATTGATGCCGCTCTATTTGAATAGCCAGATTTTGAGGGCACTTCAAGAGTCATTTGCAAGTGAGCTTGCTGCAAGAATGAATGCAATGAGTAATGCCACGGATAATGCAGTTGACTTAAAGAGGAACCTTTCGATTGCTTATAATCGGGAAAGGCAGGCGAAGATCACTGGCGAGATATTGGAGATTGTTGCTGGAGCAGATGCACTTACGTAG